The Thermodesulfobacteriota bacterium nucleotide sequence CCTTTAGCGGTCCTCGTGACCCTCACAAGCTCCTGGACGAACTCCCCTCCCACGGGAATGATGAGCCTCCCTCCGGGCGCGAGCTGCTCGACGTATGTTTCGGGTATCTCCGGCGAGCCGGCCGTTACTATTATCCCGTCGAAGGGGGCCTCCCTGGGAAGTCCAAGGGTGCCGTCGCCCACCTCTATGACAACGTTCGTGCAGTGGAGTTCGTCGAGGAGCCGCCTGGCGCGCGAGGCCAGGGTGGATATCCTCTCTATGGAGAAAACACGCTCGGCGACGAGCGCGAGCACGGCGCACTGGTAGCCCGAGCCCGTACCCACCTCGAGCACCTTTTCCGTGCCCTTGAGCTTAAGGGCCTCGGTCATGTAGGCGACTATGAAGGGCTGCGAGATGGTCTGCCCCTCGCCTATGGGAAGCGGGAAGTCGGCGTAGGCCTGGGATTCGAGCCCTTCCTCGACGAAGAGGTGCCTCGGCACGGCACCCATAGCATGAAGCACCTCGGGCTGCTTTATCCCCCGGGGGACGAGCTGGGTCTCCACCATGTTGCGCCGGGCCCTCTCGTATATGTCTTTTGTGTTTAGCTTCGTGGCGCCCTCCCCCCCTTTAAAATTTCCAGCGCTTGAGCCCCCTTATAGCGGAGTGGTTGGTCATGTCGAGGTGTACCGGTGTTATGGAGACGCAGCCTGCCGCCACCGCGCGGAAGTCTGAGTCCTTCCCTCCCCTCCACTCGATTATCTCCCCGCCTATCCAGTAGTACTTTCTGCCTCTGGGGTCGACCTTCTCGGTCACGGTATCCCCGAAGGTACGCTTGCCCTGGGTGGTTATGCGGTAGCCCTTTATTTTTTTTACCGGCGGCACGTTCACGTTAAGTAGCGTATCGGGAGGAAGCCCCTTTTTTAAAACCCTCTTTACGACCCTTACTGCGAACTTTGCCGAGGCGGTGAAGTCGAATTTTTCCCGCGCGACGAGAGAGATAGCGATAGACGGGACGCCGAGAAGCGTCCCCTCCATGGCCGCCGACACCGTGCCCGAGTAGCTTACGTCCTCGCCGAGGTTGCCGCCCTTGTTGATGCCGGAGACGACAATCGAAGGCTTCCGCGGAAGTATCCCGCCGTTTATCGCGAGGCTCACGCAGTCGGTGGGCGTGCCGTCCACGGCGTACTGGTTCGGCCCGACCCTCTCGACCCTCAAGGGACGGTGGAGCGTAAGGGAGTGGCTGACCGCACTCTTCTCCCTGTCCGGGGCGACGACGTACACGTCCCCGAGCGGTTTCAAAGCCCGCGCGAGCTTCCTTATCCCCGCCGAGCGTATGCCGTCGTCGTTGGAGACGAGTATTATATCTTTTTCCTTTGCCATATGGTTGCCTCGGATGGTGTGGTTAAACTCAGATACTCTACACCAATACCGGGGACAATTCAACCCTGGATATGCGGGGGGTAAAATGTTAAAAAGGCCGTAAGGGTATGACCATGCGCGCGCTCGTATTCGATAAAGATCTCAGGTTCATTGAAGACCACCTTGCCCCCGCTGCGGCGGACGGCGAGGCGCTCGTGCGGGTCACGCTCGCCGGCATATGCGCCACGGACCTGGAACTCGTAAAGGGCTACATGGGCTTTAAGGGGGTCCTGGGCCACGAGTTCACGGGTGTGGTGGAGGAGTGCGCGGACCCGGCGCTCAAGGGTAAGAGGGTCGTCGGAGAGATAAACGTTCCCTGCGACAGGTGCGGCCTCTGTAAGAAGGGGATGGGCAACCACTGTCCGGAGCGGACCGTACTCGGCATACTCGGGCGTGACGGCGCCTTCGCCGAATATCTAACCCTCCCGGAGAGGAACCTCCATATCGTGCCGGACTCGGTCACGGACGAGGAGGCCGTCTTTACAGAGCCCCTTGCCGCAGCCTTCGAGATAATAGAGCAGGTTGATCTCGGCTTCAACGACAGGGTCTGCGTCCTCGGTGACGGAAGGCTCGGGCTTCTCGTGGCGCAGGTGCTGTCGCTAACGGGCTCAGAACTTCTGGCAATCGGAAAACACCCGGACAAGCTCGAACTACTCGGCATGTTGGGGATACGGACCGCGCTGCTCGAAGAGTTCAGCGAGATAAAGAAATCATTCGATATTGTTGTTGATTGTACCGGCAGGGCCGGGGGGGGTGGGGGGCTTGAGATGGCGATCTCGCTCGTTCGCCCGAGGGGCACGGTCGTACTTAAGACCACCGTGGCCGAGTCGGGCCCTATAGACCTTAACCGGCTCGTCATAGACGAGATAACCGTCGTGGGTTCCCGCTGCGGGCCGTTCCCCCCGGCCATAAGGGCGCTCGAAGAGGATAAGGTCGACGTGCGGCCGCTAATTAATAAAAGATTCCCGCTTGAAGACGGGGTCGAGGCGTTTAAGTACGCCGCAACTCCGGGGGTACTGAAAGTGCTCCTTGAGAGTTAATAAGAACGTGCTCTGGACCGTCGTAAAGATAGCGCTCGCCGCTTCGTTCGGCTACATCATTTTCATAAACCTCTACCTCTACTTCTTTCAGGAGAGTTTTATTTTTTTAGAGATAAAGGCCACGGAAGAAAGCGTCGGGAGCGTCAGGGAAAAATTCCCCGAGGCCGAGGAGGTGAGAATAAAAACCCCGGACGGGGTGACGCTCCACGGGTGGTTCCTTAAGAACTCCGAAGTTGGGAAAAAAAGCTCCCCTCTCCTCCTCTACTTCGGCGGGAACGGCGAGGAGGTCAGCTGGAACCTCTCGGATAGGGAGCTATATAAGGGCTGGTCCATGGCGCTTATCAATTATAGAGGTTATGGCCTTAGCCAAGGAAGCCCCGGCGAGAAGGAGCTTTTCGACGACGCGCTCCTCATATACGACCACTTTTCCAAGAGGGAGGGTATAGACAAAGAAAAAATCGTGGCCATGGGCCGGAGCCTCGGCACGGGAGTGGCCGTGCATCTCGCCGTGGAGAGGCCGCTTAAGGGCCTGATCCTCGTCTCGCCCTACGACAGCATTGTGAGTGTCGCGAAGGGCCACTTCCCGTACGTGGCGGTCTCCACTCTCTTAAGGCACCCCTTCGACGCCCTCTCGCTCGCGCCTTCTGTAAAGGCCCCTATGCTGGCCCTTGCGGCCCGGGACGACACAATCATCCCTCCAACCCACTCCGAGCGGCTCGTCGAGAGCTGGGGCGGGGAGCATACGTTCCACGTAATCCCCGGTACCGACCATAACGAGATAGCGCTTACCGAAGAGTACCGGAAGAGTATAAGGGAGTTTCTGGCTGGCCTGTAGAAAATTTTTCAGTTGACTAACCCTGGTTTTTCTGTTTGAATTTTCTAACGCCGCTTGACTCCGCCGCGCCATCTTAGGAGCAACGGGATAAAGTCCAAAGCGAGGGTTGACTTCTTATGCTGCAGCAGAATAAAGAGCTCATCGAGATTATCGCGAACTGCATCGACGTTCCCGAACCCATATACGAGTTCGGCTCCCTCCAGGTGGCCGGGCAGGAGGAGTTCGCCGACCTGCGCCCCTACTTCCCGGGCAAGACCTACGTCGGCTGCGACATGCGGGAGGGGACGGGCGTTGACCTGGTGATGGACGTGCACTCGCTTGATACCGAGTCCGGCTCGGTGGGGACCGTCATCTCCATCGACACCCTCGAACACGTCGAGAGATTCTGGACGGCCGTTGAGGAGTTCCACCGGGTGTTGAGGCCCGACGGTCTGCTAGTCCTGACCTCGGTCATGAAGTTCGGCATCCACGACCACCCCCACGACTTCTGGAGGTTTACCCCCGACGGTTTCAGAAGCCTTACCCGTAACTTCGCCACGCAGCTGGTCCTCGGCGTGGGAGAGCCGGGCTTTCCGAAAGTCGTGGCGGCGGTATGCTTCAAGGGGGAACGCTCTCCTGAGACAACGGAGAAGCTCTCAAAAGAGTTCGGGGTCTGGAAGGAGAAGTGGGACAGGAAGATAGTGACGAGGAAGTCGCTTATGGGGAAGATCAAGAGGGCCTTTGGGTCTTCCTGAGGGGCACCCCCACCCCCCCTACCCAAGCTCCACCACCGCAACTTCGGGCAAGGCGTTCAGGCGGATCGGGGCCAGCAGGTTCCCAACGCCTCTTGTTATATAGGTCTGGCGCTCGCCGTCGCGGACGAGACCGGCCCGGTACTTCTGACCGCTATTGGATGGGATAAACGGCGCACCGAAAAACGGAAGGCATATCTGCCCACCATGGGTGTGGCCCGAGAGCACCAGGTCCACCCTCTCCTTAAGTAGATCTATCTCCTCGTTCACGTCCGGGTTGTGGCTAAGTAAGACCCTCACCCCCTCCTCATCGACACCCTTCATCGCCTCTATAATCGACCCGCCGTGCCAGTAGTCGTCTATGCCGAGGAGGTCGATCTTATCATCGCCTTTCTTAAGCGCCGTGCTCTCGTTCCTCAGCCACCTCACCCCGAGCCGCTTGGAGAACTCTTCGGTTATCACCCCCAGCGCCTCCTCCCCGCTCCAGAACTCGTGGTTCCCCAGCACCCCGAATATGCCCATCGGCGCCTCAAGGGTTGAAAACGCCTCGATGCATTGGTCGAGATACTTTCTATCGAAACCACCGACAGAAGAAGATAAAAGCTTCGTCTCTCCCGAGATAAAGTCCCCGCCGAGGACGATAAGGTCGGGGTTCTCTCCCATCGCAAGGCGCGCGGCCTCGGCTATAAGACCCTTGCTCACTATAAAGGACGAATGGATGTCGCTAAGGAGGGCGATTTTGAAACCCTTGAACACGGGCGGTAGGTTCGGGAGCGTTACGGGAACGCGCGTCAGCTCTATACCGTATGAGGTCGTGTTATAAAAGCCCTTCCCCGCGAGCCCCACTACCGCGAGCCGGGTGCCGTACCTTAAAAACTGCCGCCTCGTCAGGGATGGAAGAACCACGGCGCCTAAAGCTTATTCAGCCCGTTCATGGCGGCCTGCTTGTAGGCGTCCGAGAGCGTGGGGTAGTTGAAGACGACGTCCTTGAAGTAATCTATCGTCCCGCCGAAGTTCATCACCGCCTGCCCGATGTGTATGAGCTCGGAAGCCCTCTCGCAGACGATGTGCACGCCGAGGAGTTTCCTCGTCTCCCTGTCGAATATGAGTTTCAGCATGCCGTGGACGTCGCCGCTTATCTGCCCCCTGGCCACCTCGTGGAAGAAGGCCGAGCCGGTCTCGTAGGACACCCCCTTTTCTGTCAAGGCCTCTTCGGTCTCGCCGACCATGGATATCTCCGGGATGGTGTATATTCCGTAAGGGAGGTAGCCGGGTATCTCGCAGGTGACCCCCTCCCTTTCGAACGCATGGCATACGGCCCTCCGGCCCTGCTCCCTGGAGGTGGATGCAAGCGAGGGAAAACCTATGACGTCGCCAACGGCGTAGATGTGGGCGACCGGGGTCTGGAAGGCCCCATTCACCTTGAGGAGGCCCCTCTTATCCGCCTCTATGCCTACCCTGTCGAGCTTCAAGGCGACGGTGTTGCCCACCCTCCCCATGGTGTAGAGGAGTTTTTCCGTGGCTATGACCTTGCCGCTCTTGAGCGTCGTTACCACCCTGCCGGGCTTTTCTTTTTTTATTTCCACGACCTCTTCGCCGAGCCTCAGGGTTATGGCCGAGTGCCTCATCCAGTACATGAGGCTCTCGACTATCTCCCTGTCGGCGAAGCCGAGAATCTCAGACCTCTTTTCGACGAGCGTAACTTTCACGCCGAGGCAGGCGAATATGCAGGCGTATTCGCAGCCTATCACCCCCCCGCCAACCACCGTAAGCGAGCCGGGGATCTTGTTCAGGTCGAGTATGGTATCGCTGTCGTAAATATCGTCTTCCTCGAACGGCACCCCCGGCGGCCTGGCAGGGCTGGTGCCGGGCGCGAGCACGATTACCTCCCCACGGAGTTCCTCACTCCCCCCTTCCCCCCCTTCCCCCCCCTCGGGGGTACTGACAAGGAGGGTATGCGGGTCTTTGAACGAGGCCTCGCCGTAGACCACCTCGATATTATTCCTGCTCAGCTGGTCGATTACGACGCCCATCTGCTTGCGTATGACTTCGCTCTTCCTGTGGATGAGCTCGCCGAGGGCTACGTCCCTGCCGAGCGTGCACTGAAAACCCAGGGCGGCCCTCTCCTTGAAGGCGGCGAGGAAGACGGCCGTCTCGCGGAGCGTCTTGCTCGGAAGGGTGCCGGTATGCAGCCCGGCCCCGCCTATATAGGGACTGCGCTCTATGACGGCCACGGACTTGCCGAGCTTCGAGGCCTGCACCGCTGCCTTCTCCCCACCGGGACCTGAGCCTACTATGAGGACGTCGTAGTTCTTCATGGACATATTATAGCCTGTAACTTAAAGAACGCTACTCCTTGCGCTCCCGTTCGACAATCTGGTAGGCGACGTTGGTTATGTAGGAGTTTATCCTCTTTAGATTCGAGAGGACGTCGAGGTGTATGGAGCTCGTATCCATGGACTCCTTGAGCCCCCTGTGAAGCCTCTCGATGTGCGCCTCGCGCATCTCTCTCTCAAGCCCCGCGATCTTTGCCTTGTGGTCCAGGAGGCGCCTTGCGAGCTCCGGGTCGCTCGAAGTGAAGGCCGCCACCCCGAGCTCGAAGTTCTCCATTACCTTCGCGTGCAGCTCGGCTATCTCGCCCGTCCCCTCCTCCGAGAACGAGTGCTGCTTCTTTATCTTCTTCCTCGCGAGGTCCATAAGGTTCTTGTCTATCACGTCCCCTATGTTTTCGAGGTTGTTTGTGAAGGCCATTATCTCCAACTCGCGCCGCACCTGCTCCTCGGAGAGGCTCTCCCGGGAGAGTTTTGCCAGGTAGAGCTTTATCTCCCTGTCGAGGAGGTCCACGTCGTTATCCGTCTCTTCGAGCTTTTCGACGAGGCCCTTATCGTCCCTTTTGAAGACCTCTATGGAGGAACGCAGCATCTCCTGGACGATATCGGCGAGTCTTAACGCCTCCCTCGTGGCCTGCCCGAGCGCGAGCGACGACGAGGTCAGGACCAGCGGGTCGAGGTACCTGGGGCCGAACCTCCTTTCCTCGACCCTCTGGGGAAGAAGGTACTGCACAAGACGGGTAAAAGGCCCGGTGAAGGGCAGGAACGTCACGGCTATAGCTATGTTGAAGACGGTGTGCGCGAAGGCGACCTGCCTTGCCGGGTCCGAGCTCACCGCGGCCACGAGGTCCGTAAAGACACCGAGAAAGGGCAGGACGATTATGACGCCGAGCACCTTGAATAGTATGTGCGCGAGCGCCACCCTCTTCGCGTCCACGGGCGCACCCATGCTCGAAAGGACAGCCGTGGAGCAGGTGCCTATGTTCGCGCCGAGCACTATGGGCATTGCCGCGTCTATGGTCAGGACCCCGGAGTGCGCGGCCGTTATGGCCAGCCCGAGCGTGGCGGCGGAGGACTGGAATACGGCGGTAAGGAGGGCGGCTACTATTATGCCCGCCAGCGGGTCGCGGCCGACGCCGAGGATAATCTCGCCCATGACCGGGTCTTCGGCCAGCGGCGCAAACGCATCCATGAGTATCTTAAGCGAGAGGAATACGAAGCCGAAGCCGAGAAGCACGTGCCCCCCTTCCCTGAGCGGCCCGCTCCCGGCCATGAAGCGAATGGCCAGGCCCACGCCTATCATCCCGACCGCGTAGTCGTATACCTTGAAGGCGAGGAGCTGGACGGTGAGCGTGGTGCCTATATCCGCGCCGAGTATGACGCCCATGGTCTCGGCAAGGCCCATAAGCCCGGAGCCGACGAAGCCCACGAGCATTACGGTCGTCGCGCTCGAGCTCTGCATGAGCGCGGTTGTGGCCGCGCCCACGGCCACGCCCTTAAAGCGGTTATTCGTGGCCGTAAGGAGAAAGCCCCGGAGCTTCGCTCCGGCGGCCTTCTGCAGCCCCTGCCCCACGACCTTCATGCCGTAAAGCAGCAGCATTATGCCGCCGAAGAAGCTGAGTATGGTCAGTGAAGTCATTCTACCGTTATATTACACCCGGTTACGGTTTTCCGCAAGAGGGCGCCCTCCCCCCCCCTCCCCCGGCCCCCCAGCCGCCCGGCCGGCCGCCAGGTACAAGTAGGATAAAACACCCACTTTCACAAACCACAAGAGCCACAGGTACTGATATAAATGCCAGAGATGATAGTTTAAAATAAGAAACAGACAGATACAGACCGCCGCACCCTTAACGTTAAAGAAGGAGCGATCCCCCCCCCCGCCGCCGCCCCCCGACACCGGATGGGCGATTACGAACGGCACCATCAACAGCAGATCCTCGGAGATACCCAGATAGGGCAGAAACAGGAGTAGCAGGGCGAAGAATGCGACCGCGTGCTGCCTTTCCGTAAGCCTCTCGTTTAAGACGGTACGCGCCCGCGGGTGGAGATGTCTTGCGAGGGCCAGAAGGCCGGAGACCAGGCCACCCGCAATGACCACGGTCTCGGATATGCCCGCTGCGGCCCCATCGCCCAGCAAGGGTGCGTAAGCGGCCCTGAAGGTACTCTGCCTGAAAAACGCCAGCTGTATATAGCCCTCGGGCAGTCCCGGCTCGAGGTACAGGGCGCACTGGGCGAACCAGTCGGTCAGGAGTCCGGGGCCGAACACAAGCACCAGCGATGCCACCGACAGGAGTAGTAAAGCGGCGGACAGCACCGCTTCGTAGACGTACCCGAAGATCAGCAGCAGCATTATACCGGCCGCCGCGTACGGCATCTTAAGCGAGAGGAGCAGCACGAGCGGAAGCACCAACCACTTGCGTATCGGCCTGCCGGCCTTTCCGGCCTCCATCATCTCCGCGAACATAAGGAGCATCGCGCCGCACGCCATCAGGGAGCCCTGGCCGAGCGAAATGGCCAACTGCATAAGGAACGACGTCATGATGATGATCATGGCGACTATGAGTATCCCGAAGGCGCCACGCTCCCGCGCAACGAGAAAGGCGCCGCTTTTTACGAGCCCTACGGCGAGCAGCGCCAGAGAAGCGGACACCCAGAGCGTACTGGCAAGCGCAACGTCGACCCGGGCCGCGAGTACGAACGGCAGCCACAAAACGAGCGCCGTGGGAGTGACGGCCACGGGCATCACGAAGTGCGCCTCCCTGCCGAAGAAGGCGTCTATCGCGGCCTTCTGGGCCTCGAAGCCGTATATGGTCGTTATCTCCCCGGCCCAGAAGGCCTTGACGATTATCAGGTGGTAGATGAAGTCGGTGATACGCACCGTCCCCTCTTCCGGGAACATCAGGGCGTAGACATTAAGGCTTACGTAGCGGTGGACGAGGACGGTCAAGGCGGCAAAGGAAATCAGCCCGGCCGTCCACCATAATATCCGGGGTGGGGTATTCATGGAATGGCCCCATCATACCCCCTCGTTGGAAGTTGTGCAAGGGGTGTCCCCTTTTTGCTTGAGGGCGCGGATTATAATTCCCCCTACTCCTCAAGCCTCGGCCTTAAGACCTCGAACGCCGCCAGCGCCTTCTTTACCCCCCTTGTGACGGCGCGCACCGAAAGAGTAGCGCCGCTTATGTTCTTTATGTCGCGCCTGGGCCTTATGGGGTCCTCAATGGTCTTCCCCTCGAACTGCTTCCGCCAACGGGGGTTCTCTATCTCGTAGCCGTGGGATTCCCTGAAGACGAGTATGTCCACGCTCTTTACCTTACCGTCCCGGTCCATTACGACCATAAAGGTTATCCTCCTGGTCTTGCCCACCTCGTTGGGCACGGTCGCGTAGCCGAGCGTCCTCCCCTCCTTTCGGGCAATATGGAAGGAGATACTCTTTTTGAAGTACTTCCCCTTTATAAGCTCCTCTATCCGCTCCCTCTCCCCGGGGGATATCTTGAGCCTCTTCTTCTCAATCTCCGCTCCGGGGAAGGCACGCTCCAGCACCTCCTGCTCGGTCGCGTACTCGCGCACGGCCGCGGCCGCGGCGTCCGGCGCCGCGGCCGCGAGAAAGAAAGCCAGCAATAACCCTGAACCGCGCACCCGTGCCTCCTTAGTACAAAAGCCCCTATGGGGGGAGCTTCACCACCCGCCGCTTATGCTCCCCCCATGCCTAAAACCAGTAACCTACTCCGAGGTTGAACTGGTCCGCCGCCTTGATCGTGGATGAGTCGTTGTCGCGGTCCTGGTAGTCCAACTTGATGACAATATTCGGATGGGGCTTGTAATCAAGCCCGATCGTCAGGACCTCCACGTCGTTCTTGCCGTCGGCCGTAAAGCCCGAGGCCACCTCGTCCTGCGTGTCGTACTCGGAGTAGCGGGCGAAGAGCGCGAACTCCTGTTCGCTCTCCGGGAATATAAGGCCCAGCAGCCTAAAACCGCCCTCGACGTACCAGCCGTACATCTCCTCTCCCACGGCCTCGGCGTTGGCGGTGCTTACCTCGTACGCGTCGTCCAGATAGACGTGCGCGTACTGGCCCTTGAAGTCGAACTGCCAGATGCTGGCCTGGACGTCGCCTTCCAGGATGGTAACGGTGGCGTCGCCGTAGGCGTCGTCGTTCTGGCTCGTATCGCCCCAGAAGAACGAGCCGCCTATCTTAAGCCCCGGGAGGCCCGTGTATTCGAGCCTTCCGGTAAGCGCGAGGTCCTCGGCCCTGGCCTTCGAGACCTTCTGCCTTCCGCCGCGCAGGCCGCTCGAGGCGCTAAAACCCGAGGCGTCGAGGCTTGAGACGCCGTAGAGCCTGTAGTTGAGCCCGGGCAGGATCTCGCCGTATATGCCCACGCCGGCCTCCCACCAGGTGGTGGGTATTATCTTCTTGTCCATATCCGGGCGCTCGACGCCGTAGAAGGTCGGCGGCTCGTGCGTCTCGTTCATGATGCCCACCGGCATGAGCATCAACCCCGCCCTCACGTTTATCCGCTTGGAGAGCATGAAGTCCAGGTAGGCCTGCTCGAGCTCGACCTCGCCGCTCTTGCCTTCTCCAGAGAGGCTGTGCTCCAGCTCGACCTCCGAGTCGAACCTTATCCAGTCGTTTATCTCGTGCGAGAAGAAAAGCACGAAGCGGTGGAAGTCTATGGAGCTGTCCTTGTCCTCGCTCTTGTAGTCGTTATAGTGGAGCTCGCCGTAGCCGCCTATGGTGGTGCGGTCGAGGAACTCGAAACCCCTGTCCCTTATGGAGGCGACCTCCTCGCGGAGCTCCTCCATCTCCTGCTCGCTCTCCTCCATCCGGCTTACGGCCCTCCTTATCGTCTCAACGTCCCTGTCGCTCGCCTTGAGCGCTTCTATCTCGCTCTTAAGCTCGCCGACCACCTCCTCCTTGGCCTTCAATGCCTCGACCTCCCGCATGAGCGCGTCGATCTTGCGCTCGAGCCTCTCGATGTCGCTCTCGGCCATTGCCGCGGAGCACGGAAGAAGCAGCATAAAAAACACCGCCGCCGCCCCGGTTAAAAGTACCCTCATAGCTTCCCTCCCTCCGTTCTTCTTTTGATATTGATTATCATTTTCATTGGCGTCTCAAAAAATTTTTCAGCCCGACGTTACCTCCTTCCTAAGCCCCTCGATCCTCGTGATAAGCTTGTGCATGCTCGCATCCAGTTCCTTCAAGTGCCCCTCTATCTCGGAGGCGTCCCTTCCTATCGAGGCGCCGTCGCCGTGGGCCTCCTCCACGTGATGGAGGACGTGTTCCGAGATGTCGTGGAGGGTGGCGGCCCTCTC carries:
- a CDS encoding alcohol dehydrogenase catalytic domain-containing protein, coding for MRALVFDKDLRFIEDHLAPAAADGEALVRVTLAGICATDLELVKGYMGFKGVLGHEFTGVVEECADPALKGKRVVGEINVPCDRCGLCKKGMGNHCPERTVLGILGRDGAFAEYLTLPERNLHIVPDSVTDEEAVFTEPLAAAFEIIEQVDLGFNDRVCVLGDGRLGLLVAQVLSLTGSELLAIGKHPDKLELLGMLGIRTALLEEFSEIKKSFDIVVDCTGRAGGGGGLEMAISLVRPRGTVVLKTTVAESGPIDLNRLVIDEITVVGSRCGPFPPAIRALEEDKVDVRPLINKRFPLEDGVEAFKYAATPGVLKVLLES
- a CDS encoding protein-L-isoaspartate(D-aspartate) O-methyltransferase, with the translated sequence MVETQLVPRGIKQPEVLHAMGAVPRHLFVEEGLESQAYADFPLPIGEGQTISQPFIVAYMTEALKLKGTEKVLEVGTGSGYQCAVLALVAERVFSIERISTLASRARRLLDELHCTNVVIEVGDGTLGLPREAPFDGIIVTAGSPEIPETYVEQLAPGGRLIIPVGGEFVQELVRVTRTAKG
- a CDS encoding methyltransferase domain-containing protein; the encoded protein is MLQQNKELIEIIANCIDVPEPIYEFGSLQVAGQEEFADLRPYFPGKTYVGCDMREGTGVDLVMDVHSLDTESGSVGTVISIDTLEHVERFWTAVEEFHRVLRPDGLLVLTSVMKFGIHDHPHDFWRFTPDGFRSLTRNFATQLVLGVGEPGFPKVVAAVCFKGERSPETTEKLSKEFGVWKEKWDRKIVTRKSLMGKIKRAFGSS
- the surE gene encoding 5'/3'-nucleotidase SurE codes for the protein MAKEKDIILVSNDDGIRSAGIRKLARALKPLGDVYVVAPDREKSAVSHSLTLHRPLRVERVGPNQYAVDGTPTDCVSLAINGGILPRKPSIVVSGINKGGNLGEDVSYSGTVSAAMEGTLLGVPSIAISLVAREKFDFTASAKFAVRVVKRVLKKGLPPDTLLNVNVPPVKKIKGYRITTQGKRTFGDTVTEKVDPRGRKYYWIGGEIIEWRGGKDSDFRAVAAGCVSITPVHLDMTNHSAIRGLKRWKF
- the sthA gene encoding Si-specific NAD(P)(+) transhydrogenase: MKNYDVLIVGSGPGGEKAAVQASKLGKSVAVIERSPYIGGAGLHTGTLPSKTLRETAVFLAAFKERAALGFQCTLGRDVALGELIHRKSEVIRKQMGVVIDQLSRNNIEVVYGEASFKDPHTLLVSTPEGGEGGEGGSEELRGEVIVLAPGTSPARPPGVPFEEDDIYDSDTILDLNKIPGSLTVVGGGVIGCEYACIFACLGVKVTLVEKRSEILGFADREIVESLMYWMRHSAITLRLGEEVVEIKKEKPGRVVTTLKSGKVIATEKLLYTMGRVGNTVALKLDRVGIEADKRGLLKVNGAFQTPVAHIYAVGDVIGFPSLASTSREQGRRAVCHAFEREGVTCEIPGYLPYGIYTIPEISMVGETEEALTEKGVSYETGSAFFHEVARGQISGDVHGMLKLIFDRETRKLLGVHIVCERASELIHIGQAVMNFGGTIDYFKDVVFNYPTLSDAYKQAAMNGLNKL
- a CDS encoding porin; the encoded protein is MRVLLTGAAAVFFMLLLPCSAAMAESDIERLERKIDALMREVEALKAKEEVVGELKSEIEALKASDRDVETIRRAVSRMEESEQEMEELREEVASIRDRGFEFLDRTTIGGYGELHYNDYKSEDKDSSIDFHRFVLFFSHEINDWIRFDSEVELEHSLSGEGKSGEVELEQAYLDFMLSKRINVRAGLMLMPVGIMNETHEPPTFYGVERPDMDKKIIPTTWWEAGVGIYGEILPGLNYRLYGVSSLDASGFSASSGLRGGRQKVSKARAEDLALTGRLEYTGLPGLKIGGSFFWGDTSQNDDAYGDATVTILEGDVQASIWQFDFKGQYAHVYLDDAYEVSTANAEAVGEEMYGWYVEGGFRLLGLIFPESEQEFALFARYSEYDTQDEVASGFTADGKNDVEVLTIGLDYKPHPNIVIKLDYQDRDNDSSTIKAADQFNLGVGYWF
- a CDS encoding metallophosphoesterase, whose protein sequence is MVLPSLTRRQFLRYGTRLAVVGLAGKGFYNTTSYGIELTRVPVTLPNLPPVFKGFKIALLSDIHSSFIVSKGLIAEAARLAMGENPDLIVLGGDFISGETKLLSSSVGGFDRKYLDQCIEAFSTLEAPMGIFGVLGNHEFWSGEEALGVITEEFSKRLGVRWLRNESTALKKGDDKIDLLGIDDYWHGGSIIEAMKGVDEEGVRVLLSHNPDVNEEIDLLKERVDLVLSGHTHGGQICLPFFGAPFIPSNSGQKYRAGLVRDGERQTYITRGVGNLLAPIRLNALPEVAVVELG
- a CDS encoding alpha/beta hydrolase, whose amino-acid sequence is MRVNKNVLWTVVKIALAASFGYIIFINLYLYFFQESFIFLEIKATEESVGSVREKFPEAEEVRIKTPDGVTLHGWFLKNSEVGKKSSPLLLYFGGNGEEVSWNLSDRELYKGWSMALINYRGYGLSQGSPGEKELFDDALLIYDHFSKREGIDKEKIVAMGRSLGTGVAVHLAVERPLKGLILVSPYDSIVSVAKGHFPYVAVSTLLRHPFDALSLAPSVKAPMLALAARDDTIIPPTHSERLVESWGGEHTFHVIPGTDHNEIALTEEYRKSIREFLAGL
- a CDS encoding FMN-binding protein: MRGSGLLLAFFLAAAAPDAAAAAVREYATEQEVLERAFPGAEIEKKRLKISPGERERIEELIKGKYFKKSISFHIARKEGRTLGYATVPNEVGKTRRITFMVVMDRDGKVKSVDILVFRESHGYEIENPRWRKQFEGKTIEDPIRPRRDIKNISGATLSVRAVTRGVKKALAAFEVLRPRLEE
- a CDS encoding Na/Pi cotransporter family protein — encoded protein: MTSLTILSFFGGIMLLLYGMKVVGQGLQKAAGAKLRGFLLTATNNRFKGVAVGAATTALMQSSSATTVMLVGFVGSGLMGLAETMGVILGADIGTTLTVQLLAFKVYDYAVGMIGVGLAIRFMAGSGPLREGGHVLLGFGFVFLSLKILMDAFAPLAEDPVMGEIILGVGRDPLAGIIVAALLTAVFQSSAATLGLAITAAHSGVLTIDAAMPIVLGANIGTCSTAVLSSMGAPVDAKRVALAHILFKVLGVIIVLPFLGVFTDLVAAVSSDPARQVAFAHTVFNIAIAVTFLPFTGPFTRLVQYLLPQRVEERRFGPRYLDPLVLTSSSLALGQATREALRLADIVQEMLRSSIEVFKRDDKGLVEKLEETDNDVDLLDREIKLYLAKLSRESLSEEQVRRELEIMAFTNNLENIGDVIDKNLMDLARKKIKKQHSFSEEGTGEIAELHAKVMENFELGVAAFTSSDPELARRLLDHKAKIAGLEREMREAHIERLHRGLKESMDTSSIHLDVLSNLKRINSYITNVAYQIVERERKE